The sequence below is a genomic window from Anaerolineales bacterium.
AAAATAGTCAGGATCAAGAGCGGATGAGGCTAGGTTTGAATGAAGGAAAGCTGGGTGTCCGGGCCGATCGTCGTATGCGGCTGGATCATGGTGTCCTTGGGAATGACGACCACGCCTTCGCGCACATACCATTGGCCGCCTTCGCCATCCAGGTGCGTTCCGGGAGGGAACGGCTGGATAACCACCCCGGAGCCGATCCGCACGTTTTTATCGATAATTGCGCCTTCGATCCGGCTGTCGGCTCCGATCCCGAGCTGGACGCCGCGGGGAAATTCGGCGCCCGGAATGTCGTAATAATCGGCGCCGAGGATGACGCTGTTGCGGATCTCCGCCCTGGAGGCGATCCGGCTCCGCAAACCGACGACCGAATTGCGGATCCGGGCTCCGTGGATCCGGCAGCCGTCGGCCAAGAGGACATCCTGCAGGTCGCTGTCCTCAAGGATCGAACCCGGCAGAAAGCGGGGATGGGTGTAGATTGGGCGCCGGGGGTCGTAGAAGTTGAAAGGGGCGTTGGCGGACGTGAGGGCCAGGTTGGTTTCGTAAAACGTCCGGATGGTCCCGATATCCTCCCAGTACCCGTCAAAATCGAATCCGAAGACCTTGTGGGAATAAATCGCCTGGGGGATGACCTCGGTGCCGAAATCGCTGGCGCCCGTCATTCCAAGCACCTCCATTAGGACCGGCGTTTTGAATAGATATACGCCCATCGACCCGAGGTACGGCCGTTGGGGATCGTTGCGGCTGATCATCTCGGCCAGGACGGACGGGTCCTTGGGCTTTTCGGCGAAGTAGCGGATCCGCAGGTTGGTGTCGCGCTTGAGAATTCCGAACCGCGAAGCGTCGGCGGCAGTCACCGGATGCACCGCCACGCTGATGTCGGCGTCCGTCTCCATGTGGAATTCGACCATCGAGGTGTAGTCCATGCGGTACAGGTGGTCGCCGGAGAGGATCATCACCAACGGAGCGCGCGTGGACCGGATCTGCCCGAGTTGTTTGCGGACCGCGTCCGCCGTTCCCTGATACCAATCCTCGTGCAAGGGGGTTTGCTCAGCCGCCAGCACCTGTACCCAGCCGGTGTGGAAAGAATCGAAATTGTAGGTTCTGGCGATGTGGCGGTGCAGGGAGACGGAATTGTATTGGGTCAGGACGGCGACGCGGTAGATCCCGGAGTTGATGCAGTTGCTGATGGAGATGTCGATCAGGCGGTACTTTCCGGCAAACGGAACGGCGGGTTTGGAACGCATGCGGGTGAGGGGAAACAAACGGGTCCCGCGGCCGCCGCCGAGAATCACCGCGAGCACATCCTCCATATAGGACATCCCCACCCTCCGATGATGACTCCGCCGGTTTTTATCCGGCTATGACCGTCTGCGCGTATCATAGCATAACCCGACGAGCGGGCACAATTCTGGCCCGCTTTTCATTTCCGCAACGGATTAGAAAGGGGTCAGACACGGATCATACAAAACCCCGGCGCGCGGCCGAGCATGGCCGGCCTAGACCGGTATGCGGTCGCCGAATCGGCTTGCGCTCCCCGGACCCATACCCCGGACTGGAACAAAATCCCCGTCGTCGCCGCACAAAGAAAATTTGGGAATAGTTGTTCTTTCCATCGTCTGCTTTAATTGACTCGCCTTTGTGCAGGCTTTCCCGCTGCGGCAGCGGATTATGGGTGGGCGCGGCCGCGGAATCGCTTCCCCGTTGGGAGCCGATGAAAAAAATCCGCGCTCCCTCCGGGTCAACCGCCCGTCAGAAAAAACCGAAGCGTTTCGTCCGCAAACCGGTCGGCGTGAATCTCGGTGTTGCGGCCGGCCACCTGACGGGTCCGTCGCAGGAAGTGGAAGGCCTCATGGGCCAAGATCCATACGATCGCTTCATCCAGATTGTTCAACCGGGTGAAGCCGACCACTCGAATCCACTCGCGCCCGGTGCGCAGGTCTTTCACCCGGATTCCCGGCCGAGTCCCCGGCGGGAGCGGAGGGTGCGATCCGTCGGAAGCCAGATAGACGGGGGATCTCCGAACCGGGAGTTCATGGGGAAACGGTCCGGGAACCTGGACGCTGATGCGGTAAAAGGGAATCCGGCGGGTGGGATACCAGCATCTTCCGTATGCGCCGCGGCACCTGCCCCGGCCGCGGTCGATCCGGACCCACGCGAGTTGCGAAGTGTCGAAATCGGAAAAAAACTCGCGCGCCCAGGAAAGCGCGAGGGGTTGTTCCCCTTTCAGGTCCACGATCCAACGCATGCGCAGGGAGGGTTCGATGGAATCCGAAGCCGGTTGGAACGCGCGGAGCGGGCGCTTTTCCCGGACTTGCGGTGGCAAGATTGTATCCGCTTTGAGGAATGCGGAACAGCCCTTTGAGCCGGACGGGCCTCCTCAGGCATTCCGAACGCGAACGCCTTGGAAAAGGACAGACCGGGGAGCGAATATGAGACTGCGACGATCGCCCGCGGTAGCAATCCGCGCGGGCCGATCAGGGCCGGGATCGGAAGGAAGGCCGGGGGGTGAATCTCAGCCGAACCCGCGCCTGTGTTATTATGCTGTCCGCACGCCGGGGGGAGCGGCGGATAAGGAGAAGGGATGCGCGTTCGGATGCCGACAGAATCCGTCTTATTGCGGCTGACCGCGGCGGTGGTTTTTTCGGCCGTGATTGCGGCATGCGGTCCGTTGCCCGAGAGTGGGGCGGACACCAAGCCCAGCATCCTCCCTGCCGTTACCGAGACGATCGGAAACCCCGCGCTGCCCACCCCGACGGTCAATATCGCGACGTTGACCTTGTGGCTGCCGCCGGCATTCCGGCCGGACAGCTCCTCCGCCGGAGGCAAGGCCCTGGCCGAGCGGATCGAAGCCTATGAAGCGCGGAATCCCGGGGTTCAAGTCGTCGTCCGGATTAAAGCGGCCTCCGGCGCCGGAGGGTTGCGCGATTCGCTCGCCGTCGCCGCGGCTGCCGCCCCGGGCGCTTTGCCGGATTTGGTCGCGCTCGATCAATCCAACCTACGAGCCGCCGCGATTAAAAACCTCATCCATCCGCTCGACGGCTTGCTGCCTTCCCAAACTTGGGATTCCCATTACGCTTACGCCAAGAACATGGTCGTCATCGACGATCTGCGGTACGGCCTACCATTCTCCGGGGATGCCCTGATCCTAGCCAGCACCGCCGTTCCGTATTCGGAGCCGGAGCGGTGGGATTCGCTGGAGAACTGGACGGCGCCGGTATTCCTGCCCCTCGGCGATTCACGGGCGCTGTTCCTCTTTTACGGATACTACGCCGCCGGCGGTATTCAGATTCTTTCGAGCACCGACGGCGAGATCCTTCAGGAACCCTTCGCGCGGGAGCTTTCCTGGCTGCGGTCGATGGCGGAGTATGAATTGCTGTCTCCCCGAAGCCTTCAGATCGATTCCTTTGAGGGGGCATTCCTGGCGATCGAAAGCATCGCAGAATGCGCCGCAACCCTGTACTCCGTGGTCTCGCACAATACCGACTACTTCATGACGTACCTCCCGACTCCCGATGGAAGCCGGTTTTCCCTGGCCACCGGTTGGGCGTGGACACTCGCCACCGCCGATCCGATGCGCCGGATAAAAGCGGCGGATTTAATTCTTTGGCTGACGGATCCCGAATTCCTCGCCGAATGGTCGCAGGCGCAGGGCGTGCTTCCGGCATCAAGCGAAGCTGTGGCTTTGTGGCCCCCCGGCAACGAGCGGGAGCTCGCCGCGGGCGTCTCCGGACCGGCGCTGCCTTTTCCGGACGATGAGATTTCCGCTTTCATCGGTCCGATATTTTCCAAGGCGGTCCGGAAGGTGTTGGTGGAGGGCGCAACCCCGGAGGAGGCAGCACGGGAAGCGGCGGAATCCATCCGTCCCTGACTTCAAACCGCCGGAACCAGCGAATCCGGATGCGCAAACGCCTCTCGGCGCAAAACTTGGATGGTTGAAAACTGCGCCGGCCGGGGGCGTGGTTGCCGCGGGAGGACAGCGCTGGAAACCGGAATTCCGGACCAACGCGCTTTCCGGATAGGGATTCGATCCGGGTATAATCGGACCGCCAAAGGATACCTAGGCGGTCGAATACTCTCGGACAACCGCAGCCGTGGGAGCCGAAGGCGTTCGGAATCCACCGCCAGAATTGGAATCTTCCCTGCAGGTCGGATCGCCGGCAAGGGCGCCATTCCCCACCCATAGCCCGAGCCGGTTCCGTGCTGATTCTATGAGTCCGGGCCGCGGAGCGGCTGACGCCCCGGCCGAAAAGGAGAATCCTCAATGACCATAAGTTTCGGGACGGACGGCTGGCGGGCCGTCATTTCAGATACGTTCACCTTCGCAAACCTGCGCCTGTTGACCCAGGCGATCGCCGACGCGGCCGCCTCGCCGGATTGGAACCGGATCGCCGCGCTTCCGGAGGGCCGCGCCTCGCGGGAAATGGTCGTCGGGTTTGACACCCGCTTCCTTTCCGACCGGTTTGCGGTGGACGTGGCGCGGGTGCTGGCGGCCAACGGGTACACCGTGCACCTGGCCCAGGCTGACGCCCCCACACCGGCGATTTCCCACGCGATCACCCATCGCAAGGCTTTGGGGGGCGTCATGATCACCGCTTCCCACAACGCCCCGCGCTACAACGGCGTGAAATTGAAATCCTTCTTCGGCGGATCGGCGCTTCCCGAACAATGCCGCCGCGTGGAAATCTACCTTTCCGACAACGAAGCCCAGGGACGCGGGCCGAACCTGATGGATTACCGCCAGGCTCTGGAGGCCAAGAAGATTCTCCGCTTCAATCCGATTCCGGCGTACCACGCGCATCTCCGCAACCTGATCGATTTCGACGCGATCGCGGACAATCCTCCGCGTGTGGTGGTGGATTCGATGTACGGCTCCGGCCGCGGGCAGATCAAGACGATCCTGCAGGGAACGGGATGCGAGGTGTTCGAGGTGCGGGGCGAGATGAATCCGGGATTCGGCGGCGTGCATCCCGAACCGATTGCGGCCAACCTGGGGGCGCTGGCGGGCGCGATCGCGGCTGGGCACGGCGCGATCGGCGTAGCCACCGACGGCGACGCCGACCGGACCGGCGCGATGGACGGCCGCGGCCAGTTCGTCGATCCGCACCGGATCATGGCGCTGGCTCTGCGCTATCTGGTGGAAAAACGCGGTCTGCGGGGAAAAGTGATCAAGACCGTCTCCACCACCCAAATGATCAACCGGCTGGCCGCCAAGTACGGCCTGGAAGTGTTCGAAACCCCCGTAGGCTTCAATTACATCGCCGACTACATGCTCAAGGGCGACGTGCTGATCGGAGGCGAAGAATCCGGCGGGATGAGCTTTCTCGGTCACATCCCGGAGGGGGATGGCATTCTATTCGGCCTGCTCTTGATCGAGATGGTCGCGGTGTATCGGGAGCCGCTGGAGACGCTGATCGGCGGACTTCTGCGCGAGGCGGGTCCGGCGGTCTACGAAAGGCGGGATCTGCGCCTGGCGCATCCGGTCTCGAAGGCGGAGATCACCAAAAAGCTGGTGGAGAATCCGCCGGCTTCCTTGGGCGGCCAGAAGGTGACCAAGGTCCAGACCACGGACGGGGTGAAATACCTGCTGGACGACGATTCCTGGCTGCTGATCCGGCCTTCGGGGACCGAACCGGTTCTGCGGGTGTATGCCGAAGGCCGCGACGAGAAAATGGTCAAAGCGCTTCTGTCGTTCGGGGAAAAGGTGGCGCAGGAAGCCATCTAAGCAAATCTCCCCGATCCGGGGAACGGCTTGTCGAACAGGAAACGGTGCGGACGCTCTCTTCAGCGTCCGCACCGTTGGTTTTTCCAGGCGGGAACTTCAAATCGGCGGGCGGGGCTACTCGTGGACGGTGACCCGATTGCCGCCGGCCGCGATGGATTCGTGCAGGGCGATTTCGGCGGATTGCAGGAGGGCGTCCTTGGTCTCGCCCTGACTCGGAGAAGCCGCCACGCCGCAGGAGAAGGTGCATTCGATCTTTGTGCCGAGGTAATTCAGGATGGAATTGTGGAACGCTTGGCGGAGAAGTTCCGCGCGCGGACCGGCGATGACCGCCGGGGCGCCGGGCAGGACCACGACGAAGGTGTCGGGTGCGGTCCGGCTGGCGATGTCGCCGCGGCGGATGTAGCGGTGGATCAGGGAGCTTAGGATTTTTAGGATTTCCACACCGGCTTTCTCCCCGTAGCGTTCGTCGGCCTTTTTATATTGATCCAGCCGGATTATCAGCACGCTGACCGGAATTTTGGCGCGGGAGGCGCGCGCCATTTCCAGGTCCAGCGATTCCATCAGGTAGCACCGGTTGTACAAGCCGGTCACCGGATCGCGCACGGCCTGATCCCGCAGGGAGGCGTACAATGACTGAATCTCGGTATTTTTTTCCAACAACAGTTCCATGGCGCGCCGGTGATCCTGTTCCATATGGATCCGGTCGGAGACATCCCGCAGGAAAACGACGGAACCGGGGTTCTCCCCGGCCGCGGCGGAAAGCGGGCGGCGGCTGATCTCAATTGTCCTCTCCGGATCGTGCGGCGAGGGAACGGTTAAGGATTTTCCTCCGGAATCCGGAATCCCCTGCCCGGAGAGCCAGGGTGCGAAAACGTCCGGAAAGGGTTTTCCCGCGGCGTCGGCTTCCACCATCCGGGCCAACTCCGCCGCCGCCGGATTGATGCTCAGGATTCGGTTTTGGGCATCCAACACGACCGCACCGTCCGTGATGGAGTCCAAAAGGGGTGTTCTTGTTGTTTTTCGTGCGGATCGGGTTTTTCCGGCCATCTCGCAACCTCCTCAACAGCCGCCAAGCAAAGGCACGGAAGGGTTTCTTCGGTTCTTCCGCCGGAAGGAACATCCTGCTTGCGTATATTATATGGGACCTTGCGCAAAAAAGGAAAAGGGGAAAACCCGCGCCGACGGAAAAGGTTGGACAACGCGCAGAACGGATCCGTCCTCCAGCAAGGGCAGTACGGGATCCTTCTCGTGGAAAACCCCCGCAGATGCCTTCTTGCGCGCCGGCCGCGGCAGAGACAAATTTGGCCGATCGTTCCTTGCACGATGGAAGGATTTTTGCGAATAGTGTCTTCTATAATGAAATGTTTGGCAGGGGAGCGGTTGGCCGCATTCAATCCTTCCGACATCGGAAAGGGGGGCGGGGATCGCCGCCGCATAAGCTGTTATCGCCAAATGAAGATGTCCGGCGGCGGAACTTGAGGGGCGCCCCGGCGGCACGCCGGGGCATGACAGCGCGTCGGGCGCGCCTTGCCGTTGCGAATGAAGAAGAACCGGATGTTCTTTTCGGGCAGATGGAGGGAAGCACACCATGGATACAGGAGGACGGCAAACGCAAATGGAACGGAATGTTCGAATCCGTAAACACCTTTCGGCGGCGCTCGTGACCGCCTTCCCGGTCGTCATCGCCGTCTGGATGGGAATCCTTTCACCGGAATATTTCGCCAAGTTGTTGTCGTTCAACCTTCCTGCGGCGGCGGTCGTAAGCTTCTTCTTGTCCCTCGGACTATGTTACGGCACCGTGCTATTAATCGCCAACACGGTCATCGGACTGTCCCGGGAGCCGACAAGCGCGGGCAAATATGGCGCGGGTTTATTCAAGTTCGCCCTGCTCAGCGCCGGATTATTCATTTTCTTATCGCTTGCGGTTGTATTGGCGTTAACAAGCCCGGCCTTGTTGATCCTGTTGGATTCGCCGGTGGGGAAAATGTTCTTCGGTGGGTGACAGCCGGGGCGGATGGTATCCGGTCGCACCGGTGCGGCCAGCAAAAAAGCGCCGCCTTCGGCTTTGCGAGGTAGGGCCGGTTGGCTGCGGCATCGCCGCCCGGCATAGTGCCCTCGGTTATTTCTCTCCCCACCCAACGCGGGTCTTCGCCCGGCTATGATGAAGAAAAATTTTTCCTTCAAGGCGGCAATCCCAACCCGCCGGTTGCGGCCGGAGGCAAGGATACGCCGGAAGGAGAAGGCCAGCCCGCCCGCAAAGCCCCCGCATACCAAGCAGGGCGGCGGAGCGGGGGCGTGGGATCGAGGGAAAACAGTAAAGGCGAGAAATCCCTGCCAAAAAGAACACCGGACTCATTTCCGGCTGATCGGTTATGGAAGGATTGTTACTCCGACCGCCGGGCGCGGATTTTCTCGACGATCATTTTCAACACTCCAAGGAGTTCCGGTCTCCATTCCTCCGGATCGGCTGTGACGGGAATGTACAACCGCCCTTTGCTGTACCGTCCGCGCGGATGGATCTCGGCCGGACGGACATCCTCGCCGAGGACGGCGCCGATCATCAGCACGCCGCCTTCCAAGGCGACGACGTCCACGCCGGCTTGCTGGGCGAGGACCTTCACCCGCAATTGAAACAGCAGATTCTCGGCCGCTTCCGGAAGCGGGCCGAACCGGTCCACCAATTCCCGGCGCAGCGCGGCCAGTTCCTCTTCGGCGGCGATCTCGGCCATGCGCCGGTACAGCCGCAGGCGCAGATCGCGGTCCGGGACATAGTCCTCCGGCAGCGCGGCCGCCAGCGGGAGATCCACGCTGGGGGGAAGATTTTCCATCTCGGGGACCCGGCCGTCGCGCTCGGCCCGCAGGCGCCGCACCGCTTGGGAGAGCAGGCGGGTGTATAGGTGGAATCCGATCGCGGCGATATGGCCGCTTTGACGCGTTCCAAGGATCTCGCCAGCGCCGCGGATCTCCAGATCGCGCATCGCGATCGCATACCCGCCTCCAAGTTCGTTCTGTTCGGCCAGGGCCTGCAAGCGCTCGTAAGCTTCCGGGGAGGGGCGGTGTCGGCGGTCGGTGAAGAAGTAGGCGTAGGCCCGCACCGGCCCGCGTCCCACCCTCCCGCGCAGCTGATGCAGTTGCGCCAGCCCGAAGGTATCGGCCCGGTCGACGATCAGCGTGTTGGCGTTGGGGATGTCGAGGCCGGATTCGATGATCGACGTGCACAACAGCACGTCCACGTCGCGCCGGACGAAGGAGTCCATCGTGTGTTCCAATTCATGCTCGGGCATCTGCCCGTGGCCGATCCGGATGCGCGCCTCCGGGACGAGGGCGGCCAATTTTTCCTTCACCGAACGGATCGTTTCCACCCGGTTGTGAAGATAGAACACCTGCCCGCCGCGCTCGAGTTCCCGCAGAACCGCCTGGCGGACCTGCTTTTCGCTGTACGGGCCGACGCGGGTGACGACCGGCATCCGTTCCTCGGGGGGCGTGTTGATGTTGGAGATGTCGCGCACGCCCGCAAGCGAGAGGTACAGCGTGCGGGGAATCGGCGTTGCGGTGAGGGTCAGCACGTCCACCTCGGTGCGCAGCCTCTTCAGGTGCTCCTTGTGGGCCACGCCGAAGCGCTGCTCTTCGTCGATCACGAGCAGTCCAAGATTTGAAAACGCCACGTCGCGCTGAATCAGGCGGTGGGTGCCGATGAGGATGTCGACTTCGCCCCGGCCGAGGTGTTCGAGGATCCGCTCCTGCTCAAAGGGCGTGCGGAAGCGTGAAAGCATCTCCACCCGCAACGGGAAGGCCGCCAGCCTTTGGGAAAAGGTCTGGAAATGCTGCTGAGCCAAAACGGTGGTGGGGACGAGCACCGCCACCTGGACACCGTCCATCACTGCTTTGAACGCGGCCCGCAGGGCGACTTCGGTCTTGCCGTACCCCACGTCGCCGCAGATCAGGCGGTCCATCGGGCGCGCTCGCTCCATATCGCGCTTCACCTCGGCGATCGCCCGCAGTTGGTCGTCGGTTTCCACGTAGGGAAAGGAGCTTTCCAGTTCGCGCTGCCAGGGGGTGTCGGGGGCGAACGCCCGGCCCTGGGCGGACTCGCGCCGGGCATAAAGAGCCAGCATGTCGCGGGCTACATCCAATGCGGCGCGCCGGGCCCGTTCCCGGGTGGCGGTCCATTCCTGCGAGCCGAGGCGGGATAGGGTCGGCGCGCGGTCGTCGGGGCCGATGTAACGCATCAACCGGTCCGCCTGATGGATCGGAACGTACACCTGGCCGCCGTCCCCGAATTCCACTTGCAGATATTCCCGTTCCAGCCCGTCCACCATCCGCCGCACCAATCCGGAAAAAACCCCGATCCCGAATTCGATATGGACGACGAAATCCCCGCTCTTGAGGTCGGCATAGGCGGATTCCGGCGGCAGGGCTTTGGCCGCAGGGCGGCGGCGCGGTTCCGGACGGATCCATCCGAAAATATCGCCGTCGGCCAGCAGGTGCAGGTCCCGGAAGGTAAACCCTTCCTGCAGGGATCCGTGCACGAACACCAAGTCGGCTTCGGCGGGCGGCGCAACGGGCGTATTTTCCGGAACGAGGGCGGGGTTGGCCCCCGGGCGTTGCTCTTCCCAGACTTCCAGGAGCCGGTCCGCCTGGCGCGAAACCACTACGACGCGATGTTTTTTCTGACGCAGAAGGTGGGTCTGTTCGACGAACGTTTTTAGCATTCCGCCGAAGCGCGGCGCAGGCGTGAAGGATTCGCCGATCGGGAGGAGCATGCTGTCATCTCC
It includes:
- the glgC gene encoding glucose-1-phosphate adenylyltransferase, whose protein sequence is MSYMEDVLAVILGGGRGTRLFPLTRMRSKPAVPFAGKYRLIDISISNCINSGIYRVAVLTQYNSVSLHRHIARTYNFDSFHTGWVQVLAAEQTPLHEDWYQGTADAVRKQLGQIRSTRAPLVMILSGDHLYRMDYTSMVEFHMETDADISVAVHPVTAADASRFGILKRDTNLRIRYFAEKPKDPSVLAEMISRNDPQRPYLGSMGVYLFKTPVLMEVLGMTGASDFGTEVIPQAIYSHKVFGFDFDGYWEDIGTIRTFYETNLALTSANAPFNFYDPRRPIYTHPRFLPGSILEDSDLQDVLLADGCRIHGARIRNSVVGLRSRIASRAEIRNSVILGADYYDIPGAEFPRGVQLGIGADSRIEGAIIDKNVRIGSGVVIQPFPPGTHLDGEGGQWYVREGVVVIPKDTMIQPHTTIGPDTQLSFIQT
- a CDS encoding extracellular solute-binding protein; translated protein: MRVRMPTESVLLRLTAAVVFSAVIAACGPLPESGADTKPSILPAVTETIGNPALPTPTVNIATLTLWLPPAFRPDSSSAGGKALAERIEAYEARNPGVQVVVRIKAASGAGGLRDSLAVAAAAAPGALPDLVALDQSNLRAAAIKNLIHPLDGLLPSQTWDSHYAYAKNMVVIDDLRYGLPFSGDALILASTAVPYSEPERWDSLENWTAPVFLPLGDSRALFLFYGYYAAGGIQILSSTDGEILQEPFARELSWLRSMAEYELLSPRSLQIDSFEGAFLAIESIAECAATLYSVVSHNTDYFMTYLPTPDGSRFSLATGWAWTLATADPMRRIKAADLILWLTDPEFLAEWSQAQGVLPASSEAVALWPPGNERELAAGVSGPALPFPDDEISAFIGPIFSKAVRKVLVEGATPEEAAREAAESIRP
- a CDS encoding phosphoglucomutase/phosphomannomutase family protein, with the translated sequence MTISFGTDGWRAVISDTFTFANLRLLTQAIADAAASPDWNRIAALPEGRASREMVVGFDTRFLSDRFAVDVARVLAANGYTVHLAQADAPTPAISHAITHRKALGGVMITASHNAPRYNGVKLKSFFGGSALPEQCRRVEIYLSDNEAQGRGPNLMDYRQALEAKKILRFNPIPAYHAHLRNLIDFDAIADNPPRVVVDSMYGSGRGQIKTILQGTGCEVFEVRGEMNPGFGGVHPEPIAANLGALAGAIAAGHGAIGVATDGDADRTGAMDGRGQFVDPHRIMALALRYLVEKRGLRGKVIKTVSTTQMINRLAAKYGLEVFETPVGFNYIADYMLKGDVLIGGEESGGMSFLGHIPEGDGILFGLLLIEMVAVYREPLETLIGGLLREAGPAVYERRDLRLAHPVSKAEITKKLVENPPASLGGQKVTKVQTTDGVKYLLDDDSWLLIRPSGTEPVLRVYAEGRDEKMVKALLSFGEKVAQEAI
- a CDS encoding GGDEF domain-containing protein — encoded protein: MDSITDGAVVLDAQNRILSINPAAAELARMVEADAAGKPFPDVFAPWLSGQGIPDSGGKSLTVPSPHDPERTIEISRRPLSAAAGENPGSVVFLRDVSDRIHMEQDHRRAMELLLEKNTEIQSLYASLRDQAVRDPVTGLYNRCYLMESLDLEMARASRAKIPVSVLIIRLDQYKKADERYGEKAGVEILKILSSLIHRYIRRGDIASRTAPDTFVVVLPGAPAVIAGPRAELLRQAFHNSILNYLGTKIECTFSCGVAASPSQGETKDALLQSAEIALHESIAAGGNRVTVHE
- the mfd gene encoding transcription-repair coupling factor, translating into MDLSRLLSLIEEDPRFREVLEAATARAPAPSVSLSLPRAARPPLLAALARRSSIPILLLTPRSERAMLLRDEIAAWDPRVETLLYSEPTPVFYEQSPWGPRTVRERIAALAGLGAAGAGGRPARPLIVIASGRALITPTLPCDAFRAALRTFRAGNSASPEALSREWIDLGYQPASLTVEPGQFSRRGGIVDIWPPADRRPTRLEFFGDQIETLRLFDPATQRTAGPAESLIVTPARELLASDLSRIGRLPNGGKPGADFPYEFWIPWAYKPAGLLDYLPNRGIVAIEEWNELADVVADLEEHALALRGEAEESGVLSADDPLAHLTWDDIREALEIRIPLHLGLGGDDSMLLPIGESFTPAPRFGGMLKTFVEQTHLLRQKKHRVVVVSRQADRLLEVWEEQRPGANPALVPENTPVAPPAEADLVFVHGSLQEGFTFRDLHLLADGDIFGWIRPEPRRRPAAKALPPESAYADLKSGDFVVHIEFGIGVFSGLVRRMVDGLEREYLQVEFGDGGQVYVPIHQADRLMRYIGPDDRAPTLSRLGSQEWTATRERARRAALDVARDMLALYARRESAQGRAFAPDTPWQRELESSFPYVETDDQLRAIAEVKRDMERARPMDRLICGDVGYGKTEVALRAAFKAVMDGVQVAVLVPTTVLAQQHFQTFSQRLAAFPLRVEMLSRFRTPFEQERILEHLGRGEVDILIGTHRLIQRDVAFSNLGLLVIDEEQRFGVAHKEHLKRLRTEVDVLTLTATPIPRTLYLSLAGVRDISNINTPPEERMPVVTRVGPYSEKQVRQAVLRELERGGQVFYLHNRVETIRSVKEKLAALVPEARIRIGHGQMPEHELEHTMDSFVRRDVDVLLCTSIIESGLDIPNANTLIVDRADTFGLAQLHQLRGRVGRGPVRAYAYFFTDRRHRPSPEAYERLQALAEQNELGGGYAIAMRDLEIRGAGEILGTRQSGHIAAIGFHLYTRLLSQAVRRLRAERDGRVPEMENLPPSVDLPLAAALPEDYVPDRDLRLRLYRRMAEIAAEEELAALRRELVDRFGPLPEAAENLLFQLRVKVLAQQAGVDVVALEGGVLMIGAVLGEDVRPAEIHPRGRYSKGRLYIPVTADPEEWRPELLGVLKMIVEKIRARRSE